In a single window of the Notamacropus eugenii isolate mMacEug1 chromosome 4, mMacEug1.pri_v2, whole genome shotgun sequence genome:
- the GAPT gene encoding protein GAPT has product MTDHSAFFFMHFLLSHLHPSFSTSHCEYVKNKVVEWAEINNSLDHLYLNNCNAEKIDYKDITLSSLQLLNLSSNQIKTLPDGFLFNALQNITVYLKDNHLNHLPDSILQNKKLIICSLDCSFMKNFSKSPNNKLCKEDLFKECPSGSPLVPLTVTLVLIILAVCALGLIWYWKCYRYTSNFALPKFLHKKRNQNDSDPSRTPCTPSEYTGPKHFSPCQIKREPSPLFRDDKDKNYENVETGPVSCAEGRLTDLYENTAQFNSEEHLYGNESSNEYYNFQKPHCLKTSPDEDIYILPD; this is encoded by the coding sequence ATGACAGATCATTCAGCCTTCTTCTTTATGCATTTTCTTCTAAGCCATCTTCATCCATCCTTTTCGACTTCACATTGTGAGTATGTGAAAAATAAGGTAGTAGAGTGGGCTGAAATAAATAATTCACTAGATCATTTATACCTGAATAACTGTAATGCGGAAAAAATAGACTACAAAGACATTACTCTGTCATCTCTGCAATTACTCAACTTGTCTTCTAATCAAATAAAGACTTTACCTGATGGGTTCCTCTTTAATGCCCTCCAAAATATAACTGTCTACTTGAAAGACAATCATCTAAATCATCTTCCAGATTCAATTCTGCAAAACAAGAAACTGATAATATGTAGCTTGGATTGCAGCTTTATGAAGAACTTTAGTAAGTCGCCTAATAATAAGCTCTGCAAAGAAGACCTTTTTAAAGAATGTCCAAGTGGGTCACCACTTGTCCCCCTCACTGTGACTCTCGTGCTTATAATTCTAGCCGTCTGTGCCCTGGGGTTGATCTGGTATTGGAAGTGCTACCGCTACACAAGTAATTTTGCCCTGCCGAAATTTTTACACAAGAAAAGGAATCAGAATGACTCTGATCCATCCCGTACACCATGTACCCCTTCTGAATACACTGGTCCAAAGCACTTTTCACCATGCCAAATAAAAAGAGAGCCATCTCCTCTGTTCAGAGATGACAAAGATAAGAACTATGAAAACGTGGAAACTGGCCCTGTGAGCTGTGCAGAGGGACGTTTGACAGATCTTTATGAAAATACAGCCCAATTTAATTCTGAGGAGCATTTATATGGAAATGAATCttcaaatgaatattataatttcCAGAAACCTCATTGTCTCA